From the genome of Eucalyptus grandis isolate ANBG69807.140 chromosome 2, ASM1654582v1, whole genome shotgun sequence, one region includes:
- the LOC104435073 gene encoding kinesin-like protein KIN-14S — protein sequence MDDHAVDALSEKFDRIVLSSAAKPPTAACRYGLERVEGNENSIDDSAEYSGNRESSPDEGQTLPILQKIISLSSKIQDLRKEHSVLSDEVKGITPSAFAGPELIDTLDRLGKENERLKKKYLDESSERKRLYNEVIELKGNIRVFCRCRPLNSEEVASGSHCVVEFDPSQDSELQVLSSDSLKKPFKFDHVFKPEDDQEAVFAQTKPIIASVMDGYNVCIFAYGQTGTGKTFTMEGTQENRGVNYRTLEELFQISEERNGIMRYELFVSMLEVYNEKIRDLLVESSEQPAKKLEIKQAAEGTQEVPGLVESRVFRTEEVWELLKSGSRARSVGSTSANELSSRSHCLLRVTVKGENLINGQKTKSHLWMVDLAGSERVGRIEVEGDRLKESQFINKSLSALGDVISALASKSAHIPYRNSKLTHMLQSSLGGDCKTLMFVQISPSSADLGETLCSLNFASRVRGVESGPARKQADASELFKYKQMVEKLKHDDKETKKLHENLQSLQLRFAAREHTCRSLQEKVRDLEHQLAEERKTRLKQETRTLTVASTQSKAMPSYRQPPLKTIAEKKPPLVPSKLRPPLRRITNFLPPPSPSYRTVSKGPTLAIDKENIARPGAAANSRSLMKPRRISIATGRAPPSTGQVFQPRRRVSIATLHPESNVQLSTPLRTNSHLPNNSSVSRQSFVKDPRKARYSKLFSPMPGLKGASETTPVAMKTSSKFMGSPPTQQVGSWKPKHPTVVALQRKSIVWSPLKWRGKKRPSLLPSRPFSEMQ from the exons ATGGAcg ATCACGCGGTGGACGCGCTTTCCGAAAAGTTCGATCGCATCGTCCTCAGTTCCGCCGCAAAGCCTCCCACCGCGGCGTGCAGATACG GTTTGGAGCGAGtggaaggaaatgaaaattcgaTTGATGATTCCGCTGAGTACAGCGGCAATCGGGAATCTTCGCCTGACGAGGGACAGACCCTCCCCATACTACAGAAGATCATTAGCTTGAGTTCCAAGATACAA GATTTGAGGAAGGAGCACTCTGTTCTGTCTGATGAAGTGAAGGGTATAACTCCAAGTGCCTTTGCTGGGCCCGAACTGATCGATACGCTTGATCGACTCG GCAAAGAGAATGAAAGATTAAAGAAGAAGTACCTTGACGAGTCATCTGAAAGAAAGAGACTGTACAATGAAGTGATTGAGCTTAAAGGCAACATAAGGGTCTTCTGTAGATGTAGACCGTTAAACTCAGAAGAAGTTGCGAGTGGCTCTCATTGTGTGGTGGAATTTGACCCTTCTCAGGACAGTGAGCTTCAGGTCCTTTCCTCTGATTCATTGAAGAAGCCGtttaaatttgatcatgtgTTTAAGCCCGAGGATGATCAAG AGGCTGTTTTTGCTCAGACGAAGCCTATTATCGCTTCGGTAATGGATGGATATAATGTATGCATTTTCGCATATGGCCAAACTGGTACTGGAAAGACATTTACAATGGAAGGAACTCAAGAGAACCGGGGAGTCAACTACAGGACCTTGGAAGAGTTGTTTCAAATATCTGAAGAAAGGAATGGCATTATGAGATATGAATTGTTTGTCAGCATGCTGGAAGTGTACAATGAGAAGATAAGAGATCTCTTGGTAGAAAGCTCAGAACAACCAGCTAAGAA GTTGGAGATAAAGCAAGCTGCAGAGGGGACTCAAGAGGTTCCAGGGCTGGTTGAATCTCGTGTTTTTCGTACAGAGGAAGTGTGGGAGCTACTGAAGTCTGGATCTCGAGCTAGATCAGTCGGATCCACAAGTGCGAATGAGCTCAGTAGCCGCTCTCACTG CCTGTTGCGAGTGACCGTGAAGGGTGAGAACCTGATAAATGGACAGAAGACAAAGAGTCATCTTTGGATGGTTGATTTGGCCGGCAGTGAGCGTGTTGGTAGGATTGAAGTTGAAGGTGATAGGTTGAAGGAATCTCAATTTATAAATAAGTCCCTTTCTGCACTGGGAGATGTGATATCTGCCCTTGCGTCTAAATCGGCTCATATTCCTTatag aaactCGAAGCTTACACACATGCTGCAGAGTTCCCTAG GTGGAGATTGCAAAACCCTGATGTTTGTCCAGATCAGTCCAAGTTCTGCAGATCTTGGGGAGACTCTTTGTTCTCTTAATTTTGCCAGTCGGGTCCGGGGGGTTGAGAGTGGACCTGCTCGCAAGCAGGCGGATGCTTCGGAACTTTTCAAGTATAAGCAGATG GTGGAGAAACTAAAGCATGATGATAAGGAAACGAAAAAGTTGCATGAAAATTTGCAGTCGTTGCAGTTGAGGTTTGCTGCTAGAGAGCATACTTGCAGAAGCCTTCAAGAAAAG GTTCGAGACCTTGAGCATCAATTagcagaagaaaggaaaactagaCTCAAACAGGAAACTAGAACCTTAACAGTTGCTTCTACTCAGTCTAAAGCAATGCCATCTTACAGGCAGCCACCTCTGAAGACAATAGCAGAGAAAAAGCCACCGCTAGTCCCCTCCAAGCTGAGGCCGCCGCTGCGGAGAATTACAAATTTCCTTCCACCCCCATCTCCTTCATACAGAACTGTCAGTAAAGGCCCGACTTTAGCAATAGACAAAGAAAACATTGCCAGACCAGGTGCTGCAGCGAACAGCAGAAGCTTGATGAAACCAAGACGAATTTCCATTGCAACTGGGCGAGCTCCTCCTTCAACAGGGCAGGTTTTCCAGCCCAGGAGGCGGGTTTCCATTGCTACCCTCCACCCGGAATCTAATGTGCAATTGTCTACCCCTCTTCGTACCAACTCTCATTTGCCAAATAACAGTTCAGTGAGCCGGCAATCATTTGTAAAGGACCCACGGAAGGCTCGGTACTCCAAACTTTTCTCCCCAATGCCTGGATTGAAGGGAGCATCGGAAACGACGCCGGTTGCTATGAAGACCAGCAGCAAGTTCATGGGAAGTCCTCCGACACAACAAGTGGGTTCATGGAAGCCGAAGCATCCTACTGTTGTCGCCTTGCAACGCAAGTCGATCGTCTGGAGTCCACTCAAGTGGAGAGGGAAGAAGCGGCCTTCCCTGTTGCCTTCTCGTCCTTTTTCTGAAATGCAATGA